The following coding sequences lie in one Streptomyces sp. NBC_00510 genomic window:
- a CDS encoding DinB family protein: protein MPTVVRNETGERDALLAYLEAQRGGMRRAVLGLTDEQASSRPSVSEMSLAGLVKHVARTEESWVQGLLLGHEDKKGTEADYLDGFRLLEGETLAGWLEEYARIGRETEEAVLALPDLDVVVPLPDAPWNPPGMKVSARWILLHLIEETARHAGHADVIRESLDGRTAFELVAEAAQQGKPMG, encoded by the coding sequence ATGCCGACGGTGGTACGGAACGAGACGGGCGAGCGGGACGCGCTGCTGGCGTACCTGGAGGCGCAGCGCGGCGGGATGCGCCGCGCGGTGCTCGGGCTCACCGACGAGCAGGCCTCCTCGCGGCCGAGCGTCAGCGAGATGAGCCTCGCCGGGCTGGTCAAGCACGTCGCCAGGACCGAGGAGTCCTGGGTGCAGGGCCTGCTGCTGGGCCACGAGGACAAGAAGGGCACCGAGGCGGACTACCTCGACGGCTTCCGGCTGCTGGAGGGCGAGACCCTCGCCGGCTGGCTGGAGGAGTACGCGCGGATCGGCCGGGAGACCGAGGAGGCCGTCCTGGCGCTGCCCGACCTGGACGTCGTGGTGCCGCTGCCGGACGCGCCCTGGAACCCGCCGGGCATGAAGGTCAGCGCCCGCTGGATCCTGCTCCACCTGATCGAGGAGACCGCCCGGCACGCCGGGCACGCGGACGTCATCCGCGAGTCCCTGGACGGCCGGACGGCCTTCGAGCTGGTCGCCGAGGCGGCTCAGCAGGGGAAGCCGATGGGCTGA